The Amycolatopsis japonica nucleotide sequence GTGGTTCGCCCAGACACCGGCGTAGCAGTCGGCCTGCAGTTCGAGCCGCACCGAACCGGACGTCGGCCCGCTCCCGGTGCCCTTTTTGGACACTCCGGTGAGGTTCTGCACGTGGTGGCCGTATTCGTGGGCCAGCACGTACGCCTCCGCGAACGGCCCGCCCTGTGCGCCGAACCTGGTGCGGAGTTCGTTGAAGAAGCCCAGATCGATGTAGACCTCGGAGTCGCCGGGGCAGTAGAACGGCCCGACGTCGGAAGTCGCGTTGCCGCAGGCCGTGTTCACGCCGCCGTTGAAGAAGTTCGTGACGGCCTTGCGGTAGGTCGACCCGGACCGCTGGAACTCCTGCCCCCAGTAGTCCTGGATCGAGTTGATGATGGCGACGATCGCGCAGTCGTGGTTCCGGTTCGCGTCCGCGCCGGTCTTGCACTCCTGGGACAGCGTGGTGTTGTCCACCTGCTGCCCGGAGCCCAGTCCACCGAGCCCGCTCGAGGACGGGTTCAGCCTCACACCGCCGAACTGGGAGATGAGGAAGTAGATGACCAGGCCGACCACACTGAGCCCGCCGCCGCCGAGTGCCACCCGGCCGCCGATCCCGCCGCCACCGCCACCGCCGCGCAGGTCCTCGACCTCGGAGGTGTCCAGGCCCGCGCCTTCGTCGAATCGCACGGGGGAAGCGTAGCCGGAAGACCCCGGATATGCCTGGGTGCGGCCGCGTGGAGCGGCCGCACCCAGGGCTACCGAGGTTGTCTTGTTCTGATCGCCGGTCGGCCGCGATCACCGGGCCGGCGTCCTGGCACTGCCGAGGCGGTCGAAGAGGCCGCTAACCCGAAACAGGCCGGAGTGACGCCGAATGCGCCAGAATTGTCGAGCGCATCCGAGATGCCCGCGCTCGTCGCTGTTCACAGTCGCGACCGACCCGGTCCTTTCCGTTCCGGTCGCGGGGACACAGCAGGCGGTCAACCGCGAGAATCACCCGCCATACCACCACCTGACCCTTCCCGGCTGGGAGCAGGTCCGGCGACCCTTCCACGGGTTCGCCCGGTACTTGCCCGACCATCCGCTGACAAGCAGAATGCGCCTTTTCGCGCCGAGTCTCAACCTTTTCGTAACCCTCCTTCGGGCGAATGTTCCGCCGGATTTTTCAGGGGCCGAAAAGTGACCGGTGGGTATGCGCCTTGTGCGATCAACGCTCTACTCTGCGTGGATGGCGGTGGAGCAGAAGGAAGTGCGCTGGCTTTCCGAGTCCGAGATGGTCGCCTGGCGCTCGTACATCGTCGCCACCATGCGGCTGCGACAGCGCCTCCATCGCGAGCTCTCCGAGCGCCACGACGTCACCCTCGCCGACTACGAGGTCTTGGTCTGCCTTTCGCTCCAGCCCGACCGGCGGATGCGGATGACGGAGCTGGCGAGCATGCTCGGCTCGACCAAGAGCAGGCTTTCGCACCAGATGGTCCGGCTGGAGGCGGACGGTCTCATCCGCCGCACCCGCGATCCGGCGGACAAACGCGGCGTCGTCGCCGAGATGACCGGGAGCGGCGCGGAACTGCTGGAAGGCGCGGCGCCGACGCATGTCGAGGGCGTCCGTGAGCATCTGATCGACCTGCTGAGCCCCGAGGAGCAACGGGTGCTGGGACAGGCTTTCGGACGCGTGCTGGAGCACCTGTCGGAGATCGACGGCCTGCCGCGGCTGCCGCCGATCACTTCCTGAGCCTGGCCGCCTGACGCGTCAGGTGGGCACGCTCGGCCAGGTCGGCCGCCTTGCCCGCGGCCTCGCCGTACAGCCGCGCCGCGGTCTCCAGGTCGCCGTCGCGCTCGTGGAGGTATGCCGCCACAGCCGCGTACCTCGGCAATGAATCGTCCAGTTCCGCGAGCGCGGCCAGGCCCGCGCGCGGTCCGTCCGCCTCGCCGACGGCGACCGCGCGGTTGAGCCGGACGACCGGGCTGCCGGTCAGCCGCGCGAGTTCGTCGTACCACTCGACGATCTGCACCCAGTCGGTCTCCGCCGCGGTGCGCGCGTCGGCGTGGAGCGCCGCGATGGCGGCCTGCGCCTGGAACTCGCCCAGCCTGTCGCGGGCCAGCGCGGCTTGCAGGATCTCGACGCCGTCGGCGATCAGACGCGTGTCCCATACGCCACGGTCCTGATCGGCGAGCGGCACCAGTTCGCCGTCGGCCGCCGTCCGCGCGGCGCGCCGGGCGTGGTGGAGCAGCATGAGGGCGAGCAGTCCGGCGACCTCGGGATGGTCGATCGAGGCGAAGAGCCGCCGGGTGAGCCGGATGGCTTCGGCGGCGAGGTCGACGTCGCCCGAGTAGCCCTCGTTGAACACGAGATACAGCACGCGGAGCACGGTGGAGACGTCGCCTGCCTGGTCGAAACGCACTCCTGAGACGGTGCGCTTGGCCCGGCTGATGCGCTGCGCCATGGTCGCTTCGGGCACCAGGTACGCCTGGGCGATCTGGCGCGTGGTGAGCCCGCCGACGGCGCGCAGGGTGAGCGCGACCGCCGAAGACGGCGTCAGCGACGGGTGGGCGCACAGGAAGTAGAGCTGCAGCGTGTCGTCCACCGCGGGAGCGGGCCCCGGGGCGGGCTCGTCGTCGACGAGGTCTTCGCGACGGCGGCGGGCGGCGTCGGACCGTGCCATACCGAGGAACTTGCGCCAGGCGACGGTGACGAGCCAGCCCTTGGGATCGTCCGGCCGGTCGCCGGGCCAGACGCGGACGGCCTCGATCAGCGCCTCCTGGACGGCGTCCTCGGCCGACGCGAAGTCGGCTCCGCGGCGGACGAGGATCCCGAGGACGTTCGGCGTGAGGCTCCGGAGCAGGGCCTCGTCCAGTTCGGTGGTCACTCCGTGACGACGAGCGGCTCGCCCTGCAACGGACGCAGTTCGAGCCATTCGTGGATCGGCTTCCCACCCGCTCCCGGGGCGGCCGACAGCTCACCCGCGAGTTCGAGCGCCCGCTCGTAGCTGTCGACGTCGATGATCATGAAACCGGCGATGAGGTCCTTGGTCTCGGCGAACGGGCCGTCGGTGACCGGCGGTTTGCCCTCTCCGTCGTAACGGACGAAGGTGCCTTCGGGCGCGAGAGCCTGCTCTCCGACGTACTCGCCGGTCTCCACGAGCCGGGTCGCGAAATCCCTCATGTAGTCGATGTGCGCCGTGATCTCCTCCGGCGCCCATTGCTCCATCGGGATGTCGTTCACCGCCGCCGGAGCGCCGCGGTAGTGCTTGAGCAGCAGGTACTTGGGCATGCCGGAAGGGTAGCGGCAGACTGCCGGTCCTTCTGCCTGGTCGGCTGAGACATCCGACCTCTAGCGTCTTTTTCGCGTTCCTCCATCGCGAAAGGAAGAGCCCTTGTCCAAGGCGAAACGGCGAACCGCCTGCCTGCTCGTGACCATCGGTCTCGGCTGTGGCCTGCTCACCGGAGAAGCGGTCGCCTCCGAGGTGGCCCCGGCCCCGCTCGCTCCAGCCGTCGCCCAAGCGCTGATCGCCGCGAACCCGGTGGTCTGCGAGGGCGACGGGGTTTCCGGCAAACGTGTCGAGCTGGTGTACGTCCGTGAGGCCGGCCAGCCCGACCGGTACGCGACCGTCGCGCCGTCCCTGCGCGCCTACGCGTCCGGGATCGACGATTCGTTCAACGACAGCGCCGCCGCGACCGGCGGCAGCAGGCATCTCCGCTACGTGACGACCGCGGGCGCGGGCTGCCAGGTCGCCGTCGCGAATCTCGTGGTGCCCGACGGCACGTATCTGTCCGGCGCCATCCGCGACCGCGCCATCCAGGCCGGTTTCTTCAACGCGGACCGCGACTACATGCTGTTCTCCGACAACCCGCACACCTGCGCGGGCACGTGGGGCGACAGCGACGACCAGCCCGGCCCGGCCAACGCCTTCAACAACGGCAGGCACTACACGGAGATCGCCGTCCCCTGCTGGGGCGTCAACGCCGCCGCCCACGAACTGGGCCACATGCTCGGCGCGGTTCTGCCGGGCGCCCCGCACTATCAGGGCGGCGGGCACTGCTCCCAGGAATGGGATCTGATGTGTTACGGCGACACGCAGTCCTTCGACTGCACGGAACGCGACTTCGACCGGCTGCTGGACTGCGGCAACGACGACTACTTCAGCACGAACCCCACGCCGGGCAGCTGGCTCGCGACGCATTGGAACGTCGCGAACAGCGCCTTCCTGATCAAGAAGGACACGCCCGACAACGACGACGGCCACGCCAGGGGCGGGAAGACCTACGTCATCACCGGTGCGAGTGGTAACGCCATCGACGTCGTGGGCTCGTCGACCGGCGGCCTCGTCAACCTCAGCCATCGGCCGCGGACCGACACCATGAGCCAGAAGTGGGTCCTGGGATACAACACCGGGCTTCAGCTGGTGAACGCCAACAGTCAGCTGTGCGCCGACAGCGCCCAGAGCGGGACGGCGCCGGGAACGCCGATCCTGCAGTACAACTGCAACGGCCAGAACGGTATGCGGTGGGCGTTCCAGCCGCTCGGCAACGGCAAGGTGGCGATCTTCAACTACCTGACCGGTTACGCGATCACCGACGGCGGCACGTACCCGGCGCCTCTGGTCCAGCAGCCCTACACCGGGGCGGCCAACCAGCAGTGGACGCTGAACCCCGTCGCCGATCCAGGCCCCCAGGCGGGCAAGAAGTACTACTTGACCGTCGCCACCAACGGAAACAGCGCGGCGGTCGTCGACGGCTCGTCGTCGGCGGGCGCGAAGATCACCCATGTGGCCAGGCAGAACGACAACGGCCAGAAGTGGCGGCTCACCGACGCGGGCGGCGGGTACTGGAAGATTTCCAACGAGCGGAGCGGTCAGTGCCTGCGGCCGGTCTCCGGCAGCACCGCGGAGGGCGCGCAGTTCGAGCAGACGCATTGCGGCTCCGCCACCGACCAGCAGTGGAAGCTGTTGCGGAGCGCCGACATGCGCTACGGACTGGTGAACCGGGCGAGCAAGCTGGCGGTGCGGCAGATCAACAACGGCACGGCTTCGCTGCTGGAGCAGCGGCCGTTCCTGGGCGGCCGTAGCGACGAGACGGTCTGGGCACTGGTACCCGCGTGACGCGAAGCGCCCCAGGTCGGTCGGCCTGGGGCGCTTTCGTTTCAAGACTGGCGGTAGCGGTGGGATTCGAACCCACGGAGGACAGAGCCCTCGCATGTTTTCAAGACATGTTCCTTCGGCCGCTCGGACACGCTACCGCTGTCGAGGGTATCCGACGGGGCTTTGCCTTAATGCTTCGGATCTAGTCGAAGCGCAGCTTTCCGTTGAGGGTGGTGGCGGGGGCATGGATGGACTAGTCGAAGTCCCAGTCGGTCAGGATGCCCACGAAGATGACGCCGATCAGGATCAGCACGATGACGGCGACGCCGATGTAGCCGATGATGATCGCCGCGAGCGCCATCCCCTGGCCGCCCGCTTCCCCGCGTTTGGCCTTGGAATGCGCGATATGCCCCATGATGACGCCGGCGATCGACGGCAGCCCGCTGCACGCGACGAGACTGGCGATCGACACGACCAGCGCCGCGATCGCGAGCCCTTGTTCCTGCGGCGGCGGCATCGCCGGGCCGTATCCGTAACCCGGTTGCTGGTACGGCTGCCCGTACGGAGGTTGCTGGCCGTAGGGCTGCTGCTGACCGTAGGGGTCTTGCGGGTATGTCACCCGCTAACCGTAACCGCCTGAGCTCAGGATGCCTGGCTCTTCGCGGCCTTCGCCGCGATTCGCGCCTGGACCTCGGGACGGCGCAACGGCGGCACCTTCGCCGGCGGCTGACGGCGCTCGGGCAGTTCGGCCAGCAGCCGCCGGGTGATGGCGGTGACCTCGGCGACGGCGGCCTCGAACGGCTCACGGGTGGCGTCGGAAAGGCTCTGCACCCCGGACACCTTGCGGACGTATTGGCGGGCGGCGGCCTCGATCTCGTCCGGCGTCGCCGCCGGTTCCAGGCCTCGTAGCGTGGTGATGTTCCGGCACATGCCCCGATCGTACGTCCGCCCACCGACGTTTCCGAGTGCTCCGATCACACAGTCGGTTAGAAGGTGCCGTGGTTCGTTGACGCCGAAAAACGCGTTTGGGCACCCTCGGCGGAGTGCCCCTCAGACCTCGCTCTCTTCGCCGTGCGCCCGTCGAGCCGACCCCCGAACCGGCCGAACCTTCCCCGATACCGGAACAGATCTGGCAGCGCGTCCCGATCGACGCCCTGATCGACCTGGTCACCGAGATCTTCACCGCGCACGACCTGCCCTGGTCGCGGGCCAGGATGGCCGCCGAGGCGTTGTGCCACGGCGATCTCACCGGAACGCCGGAATCCGGTGTCGCCGAACTGACCCGGCTGTATCTGCCGATGCTGACCAACGGGATGGTGCGGCCGAGGGCCGAACCGCTGATGATCGCCGACCGCGGCGCCGCCGCCCTGATCGACTACCGCCGCGCGCCGGGCCTGTGGGCCGTCGGCGACGCGATGGACCGGGCGGTGTCCCGGGCTGGCCGGTACGGCGTCGGGCTCATGTCGGTGCGCGGCGTCGGGCCGTTCGGCAGCGCCGGGCATCATGCCGCGAGGGCGTTGCCGCACACCATGATCGGACTCGTCATGGCGGCGGGCGGGGAGCGCGGGACGGCCGCGAACCCGCTCGGTATGGCCGCCCCCGCCGGTGCGTACCCCGAATTCGTCCTCGACTTGAACACGCTGGGAGACGTCGACGGCGCGGGCAGCGCCGCGATCGCCGGCTTCGCCCTGCTGGTGGAGATCTTCGCCGGGGTGCTGTCGGGCGTCGGCGACCACGACCACGACACCGGCCTGATGGTGATGGCCATCGCGCCGACGACGCTGCGCAGCGCAGACGGGTTCTACAAGGCGGCGAGCGCGTTGTTCGGCAGCCTGCTCGGCTGGGAGGGCGGCACCCCGGTCCGCTATCCGGGCTGGCGGGAGGCGCAGTACCTCGAACAGTGCCAGGCGCTGGGTGTCCCGCTGAACGAGCCGGTGCACCGCGAACTGGAAGAACTCGCGAAGGCGTTGCGCCTGGCGCCGCTGCAGGGGCGTTAGCCCAGGACGACGCGGCCGCCTTCGCCGCCGACCTCCACGACGTCGCCGTTCGTCAGCTGACGGCCGCGCCGGACCTCCACCTCGCCGTTGACCGTGACCTCTTCGGCGTCGAGGAGGTCTTTGGCGTGCGATCCGTCTTCGGCCAGGTTGGCCAGTTTGAGGAACTGGCCGAGGCGGATCGGTTCACCGGTGATCGGGACGTCGTGGATGCTCATGGGGAGATCATCCCCGTGTGTCCATTTTCCGGTACAAGGTGGCGACGTCGGTGTCGAAGTAGCTGCTGTAGGACGTGTCCGGATCGTCCCCGCCGTAGAGGTAGCCGCCGATCACACCGACGACGGTGCCGAGTCCGGTCTTCGGGTCGGGGTCGACCACCCACGGGCCGCCGCTGGTGCCGGTCGTGAAGCCGGGACACGCGACGCGCATCTGGTAGGTGTCGGCCTGGGCGCTGGTGCCGTGGCAGACGACCGGCGCCTCCCGTTCGTCGGGATACCCGGTCAGGGTGATCGGGTGGTCGAATCCGCCGCCGGTCAGCAGGGTGTTGGCGCCCGTGACGCTTTCGAGGGTCTTCGTGGTGCCCGCCTGGCGGGCGGTCGCGAACCCCACGTCGAGGTCCGGATCGGAGGAATCCGCCCAGCCGTCGGGCACCTGCGGATCGGAGACTTCCCAGTAGCCGTACGGCGCGACACCGTCGTGGTAGCCGGGTGCGAACGAGATCCCCGTCGCGTACTCGCCGCCTTCGCCGTCGTGCAGGCAATGCGCCGCCGTGAGCAGGAGGTCGCCGGGGGCGCTGTGGACGACGCTGGCCGTGCAGAAATGCGTTCCGTCCAGGAAGAGCGCGCCGATCGCGGGATTGGTCTCCGGTGCCGCGGGAGTGGCCGCCACCGTCGCGGGGACGGCGCCGTCTTCGGTCGCGGCGGGATCCGACGCGGCGGAACAACCGGACAGAACGACACAGAGCACGAGCAACAGGGCGCGGCGCATCGCCTTCCTTTCGCTCGTCCACGGCTGTCCGGGTACAGATCACCATAAGTGGGGTACGAACACAGCCCGAATCGATCAACGCACAGCAAGCTCACAGCCGTAGTATGTGTTACCTCCGGTAACAGTCGAGCGGGTTGGAGCGGGGTATGAAGTCGTTCACGGACAAGGTCGTGGTGATCACGGGCGCGGGCTCGGGGATCGGCAAGGCGCTCGCGATCGAGCTCGCCGGTCGGGGCGCCAGGCTGGCGCTCTCCGACGTCGACGCCGTCCGCGCGGCCGGCACCGTCGCGGAGTGCGAGAAGGCGGGCGCGACCGCGAAGGCGTACGAGCTCGACGTCGCCGACCGTGACGCCGTACTCGCGCACGCCGAGGAGGTCGCCGTCGATTTCGGCGGCGCCAACGTCGTGGTGAACAACGCCGGGGTCGCGCTCGGTGCCACGGTCGAGGAAATGACCTGGGACGACTACGACTGGCTGATGGGGATCAATCTCGGCGGCGTGGTCAACGGTACGAAAGCGTTTCTGCCGCAGGTGATCGCTTCGGGTGACGGGCACATCGTCAACCTTTCGAGTGTGTTCGGCTTCATCGGCGTGCCCACGCAGAGCGCATACAACGCCGCGAAATTCGCGGTGCGGGGGTTCACCGAGGCGCTGCGGCAGGAAATGCTGATCGCCCGGCATCCGGTCAAGGTCAGCTGCGTGCATCCCGGTGGCATCAAGACGAATATCGCCCGTGACGCGCGGGGTGGCGCCGAGCGGGACATCGACAAAGCCGCCGAGGGATTCGAAAAGATCGCGAGGACGACGCCGGAGAAGGCCGCGCAGACCATCGTCCGCGGTATCGAACGGGGGACGGCGCGGATCCTGATCGGTCCGGACGCGTACGCCATCGACGCGATTCCCCGCGTGCTCGGCTCCTTTTACCAGCGGCCGCTCGCGCTGTTGGGGCGCTTGGGAATGCGGAATCTCTGAGAAAGCGGAAGCCACTGAACGGAGTAACCCTCCGTGGTCCGGACGGCTCGGGATAACTCGATCGGGGTGCGTTACTTACGGCGGCGTCGGAAATGCACCACAATGCTCAAGTTCGTGATTCCCCTTCCGGAGGTCCCCATGCCGCGCGCCGCCCAGCGCCGTACGCCGACCGATGCCGCGCTCTCCGTCGAGACGGCGGAGTTGCTGGACCGGACCGGGATCATCGCGGCGAGCCTGCCGAAACGGCGGCGCAGCCCGGAGAACGAACCCGTGCCCGAGCCGATGCCGGTACGGCCCCCGGTCTGCGAACCGGTGGTGGACAAGGATCTCCGCCCCAAGGCCGTCGTCATCCATCGCCGTGCCCGGTCCTGGCTCGTCGGCGGGGCGGGGGTGGCGCTGCTCGCGATCGGCTGGTTCGCCGGCACCTTCAGCTACCAGCCTGCCGACGACACCGCCTTGCCCGAGCAGCCGTTGCCCGCCGTGGCGACCCAGCAGGCGGCGCCGCCGGTCGCGCAGCCCGCGCCGCAGGCCGCGCCGGTGACCGTTTACGTCCCGGTCACCGTGAAGCAGCAAGCGCCCGCGACGAAGAAGAAGCCCGTCAAGGAACGCGTCGTCGCCCTCCCGCCCGCCGAGACCCGGTCGCCGGAGCAGCCGCGCACCGACCTCGGCTCGCGCGACAAGGCCACGCAGGACATCCGGAGCATGATGGACCCCGTCGTGGCGAGTTCCCTCGCGATGCAGATGGCGCAGGGAATGGTGAGTTACGGCTACGGCCGCTGACCCGTCAGCGCGGCGGCCAGCGCCGAGCCCTCGCCGGGATCCCCGTGCACGAGTTCGGTGCGATGCACCACACGCGGCGAGGACAGGGAAAGCGCGCTCACGCCGGTGATGACGTCCGCCGGGAGCAGCGCCAGTCCCTGACCGGCGGCGACCAGGCCCAGCAGACCGCGGACGTCGGTCCCGGTGTAGCGCAGCCGACCGCGGAATCCGTCGGTCGAAGCGAACTTTCTCAAACGTTCCAACGGAATCGCCGTATCCGGCGCGTCGATCCACGCCGCGTCGGCGAGTTCGGCGAGCCGGACCGCCCGACCCGCCATCGGATGGCCGTCGGGCACCGCGACCGCGAGCGGGCGTTCGCCGACGACGGTGGTGGTGAGCGGGCCGAAGTCCGGCAGCGGGAGCGGATCGCTCGGCGCGGTCATCCCGTCGACGAGGCCGAGGTCGAGTGAGCCCGTCGCGACCTCCGTCAGGACGTCTTCGCGGCCCAGGACGCGCAATTCGGTGCCACGACGCGCGGCCGCGGCGACTTCGGCGGTGAGCGACAGCGGAGTGAGCCCGAGGATGACCCGTCCGTTGGGAGCCGCGGTGAGCCGGGCGAGGTCCGCGCGGGCGGCGTCGAGCCGGGTCAGCAGCGGCCCGGCGTGTTCGAGGAGCCGTTCCCCGGCGCGCGTCGGGGCGACCGGCCGCCGGGTGAGCAGCGCGGTGCCGAGGTCCTGTTCGAGCGCGGCGATGTGCTGGGAGATCGCGGATTGCGTGTAGCCGAGGTCGCGGGCCGCCCGCGAGAACGAGCCGCCGCGGGCCACCGTCACGAAGGTGCGGAGCAGATGAGTCTCCATGGTCATCAGTATCGCTTATGGAGACAGCAAGGATCATCGTTGGCGCTGAACTCGGTTCGCGGGTCAGGATGACCGCATGACACAGACAGCCCGGGTCGCCCTGGTCGGCGACCGATCGGACGGCGTCCGCTCCCATGTCCGCATCCCGATGCTCTTCGAGCGGCTCGCCGAACGCGACGGCCTCGAACTCGACGCCTATTGGATCCCGACGGACGCTGTCGGCGACCTCACCGGTTTCGACGCCGTCTGGCTGGTGCCCGGCAGTCCTTACCGGTCCGAATCCGGTGCGATCGAGACCGTGCGTGCCGCCCGCGAGAACGGCATCCCGTTCCTCGGTACCTGCGCCGGATTCCAGCACGCGCTGCTGGAATTCGCGCGGAACGTCTGTGGTCTCGGCGGAATCGGGCACGCGGAGAACGCGCCGGACGCGGAAGAGCGGTTGATCGTCCCGCTCGCGTGTTCGCTCGTCGGGCACGAAGGCGCGGTCCACGTCACGCCGGGCACCTTGGCGGCACGGGTTCTGGGGGCGGAGCGTTCCGTTGAGCGGTACCACTGTTCGTACGGTCTCGACGCCCGGCATCTGGACACCTTGGCGGCGGGCGGCGTGGTCTTCAGCGGATTCGACGGCGATGGCGACGCGCGG carries:
- a CDS encoding trypsin-like serine peptidase, translated to MRRALLLVLCVVLSGCSAASDPAATEDGAVPATVAATPAAPETNPAIGALFLDGTHFCTASVVHSAPGDLLLTAAHCLHDGEGGEYATGISFAPGYHDGVAPYGYWEVSDPQVPDGWADSSDPDLDVGFATARQAGTTKTLESVTGANTLLTGGGFDHPITLTGYPDEREAPVVCHGTSAQADTYQMRVACPGFTTGTSGGPWVVDPDPKTGLGTVVGVIGGYLYGGDDPDTSYSSYFDTDVATLYRKMDTRG
- a CDS encoding CTP synthase C-terminal region-related (seleno)protein is translated as MTQTARVALVGDRSDGVRSHVRIPMLFERLAERDGLELDAYWIPTDAVGDLTGFDAVWLVPGSPYRSESGAIETVRAARENGIPFLGTCAGFQHALLEFARNVCGLGGIGHAENAPDAEERLIVPLACSLVGHEGAVHVTPGTLAARVLGAERSVERYHCSYGLDARHLDTLAAGGVVFSGFDGDGDARIAELPEHPFFLATLFQPELAGDGTRPHPVVRAFASAATEHANLTVHSGH
- a CDS encoding YciI family protein: MPKYLLLKHYRGAPAAVNDIPMEQWAPEEITAHIDYMRDFATRLVETGEYVGEQALAPEGTFVRYDGEGKPPVTDGPFAETKDLIAGFMIIDVDSYERALELAGELSAAPGAGGKPIHEWLELRPLQGEPLVVTE
- a CDS encoding DUF4190 domain-containing protein, which codes for MTYPQDPYGQQQPYGQQPPYGQPYQQPGYGYGPAMPPPQEQGLAIAALVVSIASLVACSGLPSIAGVIMGHIAHSKAKRGEAGGQGMALAAIIIGYIGVAVIVLILIGVIFVGILTDWDFD
- a CDS encoding RICIN domain-containing protein produces the protein MSKAKRRTACLLVTIGLGCGLLTGEAVASEVAPAPLAPAVAQALIAANPVVCEGDGVSGKRVELVYVREAGQPDRYATVAPSLRAYASGIDDSFNDSAAATGGSRHLRYVTTAGAGCQVAVANLVVPDGTYLSGAIRDRAIQAGFFNADRDYMLFSDNPHTCAGTWGDSDDQPGPANAFNNGRHYTEIAVPCWGVNAAAHELGHMLGAVLPGAPHYQGGGHCSQEWDLMCYGDTQSFDCTERDFDRLLDCGNDDYFSTNPTPGSWLATHWNVANSAFLIKKDTPDNDDGHARGGKTYVITGASGNAIDVVGSSTGGLVNLSHRPRTDTMSQKWVLGYNTGLQLVNANSQLCADSAQSGTAPGTPILQYNCNGQNGMRWAFQPLGNGKVAIFNYLTGYAITDGGTYPAPLVQQPYTGAANQQWTLNPVADPGPQAGKKYYLTVATNGNSAAVVDGSSSAGAKITHVARQNDNGQKWRLTDAGGGYWKISNERSGQCLRPVSGSTAEGAQFEQTHCGSATDQQWKLLRSADMRYGLVNRASKLAVRQINNGTASLLEQRPFLGGRSDETVWALVPA
- a CDS encoding SDR family NAD(P)-dependent oxidoreductase, producing the protein MKSFTDKVVVITGAGSGIGKALAIELAGRGARLALSDVDAVRAAGTVAECEKAGATAKAYELDVADRDAVLAHAEEVAVDFGGANVVVNNAGVALGATVEEMTWDDYDWLMGINLGGVVNGTKAFLPQVIASGDGHIVNLSSVFGFIGVPTQSAYNAAKFAVRGFTEALRQEMLIARHPVKVSCVHPGGIKTNIARDARGGAERDIDKAAEGFEKIARTTPEKAAQTIVRGIERGTARILIGPDAYAIDAIPRVLGSFYQRPLALLGRLGMRNL
- a CDS encoding DUF2277 domain-containing protein, which produces MCRNITTLRGLEPAATPDEIEAAARQYVRKVSGVQSLSDATREPFEAAVAEVTAITRRLLAELPERRQPPAKVPPLRRPEVQARIAAKAAKSQAS
- the ypfJ gene encoding KPN_02809 family neutral zinc metallopeptidase; its protein translation is MRFDEGAGLDTSEVEDLRGGGGGGGIGGRVALGGGGLSVVGLVIYFLISQFGGVRLNPSSSGLGGLGSGQQVDNTTLSQECKTGADANRNHDCAIVAIINSIQDYWGQEFQRSGSTYRKAVTNFFNGGVNTACGNATSDVGPFYCPGDSEVYIDLGFFNELRTRFGAQGGPFAEAYVLAHEYGHHVQNLTGVSKKGTGSGPTSGSVRLELQADCYAGVWANHATTTPTETGRPLISEISQEDVDSALDTASRIGDDYIQSKLGGGRVDESKFSHGTSAQRKKWFTTGFQTGEPARCDTFAAKSLG
- a CDS encoding MarR family winged helix-turn-helix transcriptional regulator, which encodes MAVEQKEVRWLSESEMVAWRSYIVATMRLRQRLHRELSERHDVTLADYEVLVCLSLQPDRRMRMTELASMLGSTKSRLSHQMVRLEADGLIRRTRDPADKRGVVAEMTGSGAELLEGAAPTHVEGVREHLIDLLSPEEQRVLGQAFGRVLEHLSEIDGLPRLPPITS
- a CDS encoding LysR family transcriptional regulator — encoded protein: METHLLRTFVTVARGGSFSRAARDLGYTQSAISQHIAALEQDLGTALLTRRPVAPTRAGERLLEHAGPLLTRLDAARADLARLTAAPNGRVILGLTPLSLTAEVAAAARRGTELRVLGREDVLTEVATGSLDLGLVDGMTAPSDPLPLPDFGPLTTTVVGERPLAVAVPDGHPMAGRAVRLAELADAAWIDAPDTAIPLERLRKFASTDGFRGRLRYTGTDVRGLLGLVAAGQGLALLPADVITGVSALSLSSPRVVHRTELVHGDPGEGSALAAALTGQRP
- a CDS encoding RNA-binding S4 domain-containing protein, with the protein product MSIHDVPITGEPIRLGQFLKLANLAEDGSHAKDLLDAEEVTVNGEVEVRRGRQLTNGDVVEVGGEGGRVVLG
- a CDS encoding Ldh family oxidoreductase, which gives rise to MPLRPRSLRRAPVEPTPEPAEPSPIPEQIWQRVPIDALIDLVTEIFTAHDLPWSRARMAAEALCHGDLTGTPESGVAELTRLYLPMLTNGMVRPRAEPLMIADRGAAALIDYRRAPGLWAVGDAMDRAVSRAGRYGVGLMSVRGVGPFGSAGHHAARALPHTMIGLVMAAGGERGTAANPLGMAAPAGAYPEFVLDLNTLGDVDGAGSAAIAGFALLVEIFAGVLSGVGDHDHDTGLMVMAIAPTTLRSADGFYKAASALFGSLLGWEGGTPVRYPGWREAQYLEQCQALGVPLNEPVHRELEELAKALRLAPLQGR
- a CDS encoding RNA polymerase sigma factor — its product is MDEALLRSLTPNVLGILVRRGADFASAEDAVQEALIEAVRVWPGDRPDDPKGWLVTVAWRKFLGMARSDAARRRREDLVDDEPAPGPAPAVDDTLQLYFLCAHPSLTPSSAVALTLRAVGGLTTRQIAQAYLVPEATMAQRISRAKRTVSGVRFDQAGDVSTVLRVLYLVFNEGYSGDVDLAAEAIRLTRRLFASIDHPEVAGLLALMLLHHARRAARTAADGELVPLADQDRGVWDTRLIADGVEILQAALARDRLGEFQAQAAIAALHADARTAAETDWVQIVEWYDELARLTGSPVVRLNRAVAVGEADGPRAGLAALAELDDSLPRYAAVAAYLHERDGDLETAARLYGEAAGKAADLAERAHLTRQAARLRK